The Streptomyces sp. M92 nucleotide sequence TCCTTCCCCTGTCCCGGATGCTCCCGCAGGCCTTCGGCCCCGACCACCTCACCAAGTAAGGAAGCGAGCCTCCATGGCCATGGACGTCATCTCCGTCATCCGCACCAAGCGGGACCGCGGCGAACTCAGCGACGAGCAGATCGACTGGGTCATCGACGCCTACACGCGCGGCGAGGTGGCCGACGAGCAGATGTCCTCGCTCGCGATGGCGATCCTGCTCAACGGCATGAACCGGGGCGAGATCGCCCGCTGGACGGCCGCGATGATCGCCTCCGGCGAGCGCATGGACTTCTCTTCCCTGTCCCGCCCGACCGCCGACAAGCATTCCACGGGGGGCGTCGGCGACAAGATCACCCTGCCGCTCGCGCCGCTGGTCGCGGCCTGCGGCGCGGCCGTCCCGCAGCTCTCCGGCCGGGGCCTCGGCCACACCGGCGGCACCCTGGACAAGCTGGAGTCCATCCCCGGCTGGCGCGCCCTGCTCTCCAACGAGGAGATGATGGACGTCCTCGGCGGGGTGGGCGCGGTGATCTGCGCGGCCGGCGACGGCCTCGCCCCCGCCGACAAGAAGCTCTACGCCCTCCGGGACGTCACCGGCACGGTCGAGGCGATCCCTCTCATCGCGTCCTCCATCATGTCCAAGAAGATCGCCGAGGGCACCGGCTCCCTGGTCCTGGACGTGAAGGTGGGCAGCGGCGCCTTCATGAAGACCATCGAGGACGCCCGGGAGCTGGCGTCGACGATGGTCGGCCTCGGCACCGACCACGGCGTGAAGACCGTCGCCCTCCTCACGGACATGGCGACCCCCCTCGGTCTCACCGCGGGCAACGCCCTGGAGGTCCGCGAGTCGGTCGAGGTCCTGGCGGGCGGCGGCCCGGCGGACGTGGTCGAACTGACCCTGGCCCTGGCCCGCGAGATGCTGGACGCGGCGGGCCTGCCCGACGCCGACCCGGCGAAGGCCCTCGCCGACGGCTCCGCGATGGACGTCTGGCGCCGCATGATCGCGGCCCAGGGCGGCGACCCGGACGCGGCCCTGCCCACGTCCAGGGAACAGCACGTGGTGAAGGCGGGCGCCTCCGGCGTCCTGACCCGCCTCGACGCCTACGACATCGGCGTCGCCGCCTGGCGCCTGGGCGCGGGCCGCGCCCGCAAGGAGGACCCGGTGCAGGCCGCCGCGGGCGTCGAACTCCACGCCAAGCCCGGCGACACGGTCACCGAGGGCCAGCCCCTCCTCACCCTCCACACCGACACCCCGGACCGCTTCGAGTACGCCCTCGCGGCGGTGGAGGGTTCCTACGACGTGGCCCCGGCGGGCACGGACTTCACGGCGACGCCGGTGGTGCTGGAACGTATCGCCTGATCAGGGGGTTCCTCGATCGGGTGAACGGGACCGGTGGACCTGTGCCGGTCCCGTTCGGCATGCTGGGATCGGTGACGCACCGATGGGAGAACCGCCATGAGCGCACTCACCGTGAGCCAGGAGCCCGACCAGAACTGGGACGACCTCGTCCGGTTCTGGGAGGAGATGGAATGGCCCGAGGGCAGCAAGGTGGAGATCATCGAAGGGATCATCACCGTGTCACCTGCTCCCGGACTGCCTCACAACGCCATCGCCGAACGAATTCAGCGCCGCTTGTATTCGGTGATTCCTGGTGAATGGGGGATCTATCAGACGCTTGCGCTCGCGGTGCCGTCCCGCCTGGGGATGTTGATCCCGGACATTGTGGTGGCACAGTTGCCCGACCACACCGAGTCCGACACCCACATCCCCGCCGCCCTCGCCGAACTCGTGGTCGAGGTCACCTCCAAGTCCAACGCCCGGCACGACCGCATCAGCAAGCCCGCCGCCTACGCCACCGCCGGCATCCCGCTCTACCTTCTCGTGGACCGCTGGGCCCCTGGTGGACCCACCGCCACGCTCTACGGCGAACCGAAGGGCGACGTCTACCGGGTGCTGAGCGCCGCCAAGTTCGGCGACCCCCTCAGGCTGCCCGCCCCCTTCGACCTCACGATCGACACCAGCGAGTTCCCGGAGACCTGACTCACCCCAACACCGCCGCCACCCCCACCAGCACCGGCACCGAAACCACCGTCGAGACGAGGATCGCGTCCCGCGCCAGCCGCTCGCCCACCCCGTACGTCGACGCGTACGTGTACAGGTTCTGTGCCGCCGGCAGCGCCGACGTCACCACCACGTCGAGGAGTTGGGCACCCCGCAGTCCGAACACCCCGGACGCCAGCGCCCAGGCAACCGCCGGCTGCCCCACCGTCTTCAGCGCCACCGCCAGCAGCACGGGCCGCCGTTCCACGCCCCGCAGCGGCATGGTGGAGCCGCACAGGCCGATGCCGAAGGCCAGCAGGACCGCCGGGACCGACATGTTGCCGATCAGGGTCACCGGGTCCATCACCGCGTCCGGCACCCGCAGCCCACTCGCGGCGACCGCGACCCCGGCCAGCGAGCCCAGCGCTATCGGATTGCGCAGCGGCGTCAGCAGCACCCGCCACAGCGGGCCCTTCCCGCCGCCTGTCGACAGGTCGAGGACGGTCACCGCGATCGGCGTCACCAGCACCAGCTGGAACAGCAGCACCGGCGCCACCAGCGAGGCGTCGCCCAGGACGTACACGGCGATCGGGATGCCGAGGTTGCCGGAGTTGACGTAGCCGGAGCAGAGCGCGCCGACCGTCGTGCGGCCCACGCCCCAGCGCCGTACGACGCCCACCGCGACGAAGAACCCGGCCACCGCGACCGTGGACAGCGCCGTGACCAGCAGCCGGCTGGAGAAGACCACCGACAGGTCGGCCGTCGCGAGGGTCGTGAACAGCAGGGCGGGGGAGGCCACGTGGAAGGCGAGCCTGGTCAGGACCTCGCGTCCCTGGGGGCCGAGGTGGCCTCGCAGGCCGAGCACATAGCCGACGGCGATGACGACCGCGATGACCGCGAAGCCGGTCAGGACTCCCTGCACGGCACCTCATCGCTGAGCGGACGGACCCGGGACGGCATGGCGCGCGGAGGGGGTACGTGGGGCATGCAACAAACCCTCCGGGCCAGGGTGCGCGCACGTCAATGCGATCTCGGCCGGCGGACACCGATGAATTCCCGGCCCGCCCCGGGTCTACCGCACGTGGACGCCGTGACACCCGCCGTACTCGTGCTGCCGGGGCCCGTCTCCCGAGGGGAGACACCCCGGCTCTGCGACGAGGTGCGCGCGCTGATGGAAAGCACCCGGGCCGGGGTGGTCGTCTGCGACGTCGGCGGGCTGGGACCGCCGGGGCTCGCCGTCGTCGATCTGCTGGCCCGCCTGGAGCTCACCGCCCGGCGGGCCGGGGGCCGGATCAGGCTGCGCGACCCCGACCCCGCGCTGCACGCCCTACTGGACCTCGTCGGCCTCCGCTTCGAGACGGAGCGGCAGGTCGAACAGCGGGAACCACCGCTTGGTGTCGAGGAAGCAGTGGAACCCGGTGATGCGGCCGTCTGAGATCTCCAGCACCTGCACCGCCCACGGCGCGTAGCCGCCCGCCTCCGGGTCCGGCTTGTAGTGTGCGAACGCGGGCAGCCCGTTGGCGTTGACCGGCAGCAGCCGCGAGTTCGCGCACGCGGCGCCGAGGGTCGTCATGAAGCCCGTGATGTCGGCCGAGCCGGACAGCCACAGGTCGAACGGCGGCATCGTCATGATGGCGTCCTCGTGCAGCAGCGCCGTCAGGGCCGTCATGTCGTAGCCCTCGAAGGCCGCGACATAGCGCTCCAGGAGCTTCTGCTGCTCCTCGTCCAGCGGGTCCGAGACCGCCGCGCCCTCGCCGTGCTCCGCCCGCTCGGCGAGGGTCGCGCGGGCGCGCTGGAGGGCGCTGTTGACGGAGGCGACCGACGTGCCGAGCAGCTCGGCGACCTCGCTCGCCCGCCACGCCAGCACCTCGCGCAGGATCAGCACCGCCCGCTGCTTGGGCGGCAGCTGCTGGAGCGCCGCCATGAAGGCGAGCCGCACCGACTCCTTGGCGACCGCGGCCTCGGCCGGGTCGGCGGTCGTGGGCAGTACCCGGGCGTCCGGCATCGGCTCCAGCCAGGTGTTGTCCGGGCGCGGGGAGAGGGCCGCCTGCGCCAGGGGGGTGGAGTCGGTCAGGTCCATCGGGCGGGCCCGCTTGTTGCCCGCGGTCAGCATGTCCAGGCAGACGTTGGTCGCGATGCGGTAGAGCCAGGAGCGGAGGCTGGAGCGGCCCTCGAACTTGTCGTAGCTCCGCCAGGCGCGGACCAGGGTGTCCTGGACCGCGTCCTCGGCCTCGAAGGAGGAGCCGAGCATCCGGTAGCAGTACCCCGTCAGTTCGACCCGGTGCTTCTCCAGCGCGGCATCCAGCTCCGTCGTCACGGTGCCGTTGGTCATCGTCCACCCACCCCTGTGGCGTTCCCGTCGTGCGCGTCTTCGCGCCTCGCACTTCGGAAGCTACCGCAGGGGACTGACAATGGCCTGCGGAGTCGGAGAACGTGCAGGTCACAGAGGTGTGCCCGACGGCACCTCCGGCGCTTTCAGGCCCGCGCCGGCACGCCCCGGCCCGTGCGCCGGGCCGCCAGCGAACCGGTCACCGTGATCGCCAAGACGCCGGACACCGCCAGCAGTCCGACGCCGACCGTCCCGGCCCAGCCGCCGGAGTGGAAGGCCACCGCGCCGACCGTGCTGCCCGCGCTGGAGCCGATGTAGTAGGCGGACTGGTACAGCGCCGAGGCCTGCGCGCGGCCGTGCGCGGCCGTCCGGCTCACCGCCGAGGAGGCCACCGCGTGCCCGGCGAAGAAGCCCGCCGTGATCAGCACCAGGCCCAGCAGGACCAGCGGGAGGGAGGGGGCGAGGGAGAGCAGCAGGCCGGCCGCCGTGGTGCTACCGCCCAGGTACAGTGCCCCGCGGCGGCCGAGGCGGCCCACCAGGCGACCCGCCGTGGACGCCGAGACGGTGCCCACCAGGTACACGAGGAAGATCGAGCCGATGACGCCCTGCGGGAGCGAGAACGGGGCTTCCGCCAGGCGGTAGCCGATCACCGTGTAGACGCCGCCGAACACCGTCATGAACAGCGCGCCGATCGCGTACAGCCGGCGCAGCAGCGGGTTGGCGAGGTGGTCGCGGACCGTGCGGGCCAGCACCCCCGGTCGCAGCGAGCCCGGGGTGAAGTGCTTCGGCGCCGGCAGCAGCATCCGGAAGGCCACCGCGCACGCCACCGCCACCACGCCGATCACGCCGACGGCGACCCGCCAGCCCCACTCCTGGGCGACCCAGCCGGTGATGACCCGGCCGCTCATCCCGCCGACGCTGTTGCCCGCGACGAACAGGCCGATCGCGGTGACCAGCGCCCGCGGGGCGACCTCCTCCGCCAGGTAGGCGGTCGCCGAGGCGGGCAGCCCCGCCAGCGCCGCGCCCTGCACCGCGCGCAGCGCGACCAGCGCCGGCAGCGACGGGGCGAACGGGACCAGCAGCCCGACGGTCACCGCGACCGCCAGGGACGCCGTCATGACCGTACGCCGTCCGAACCGCTCCGAGAGCGCGCTCATCGGCAGGACGAACACCGCGAGGCCACCGGTCGCCGCGGCCACCGTCCAGCTCGCGTCGCCCGCCGTGACGCCCATGTCGCCGGAGATCAGGGGCAGCAGCGCCTGGGTGGAGTAGAGCAGCGCGAAGGTGGCGACGCCCGCGAGGAAGAGGGCGAGACTCATCCGGCGGTAGCCGGGGCCGCCGGGGGCCATGCGCGGTGTGTGGACGTCGGGTGTGCCGGGGACGTCGGGAGCGGAGACGGAAGCGGCGGCGCCCACGGTGGTGGACGCCCCGGTATCGGCGGGAGTCATACCGGGACCGTACGGAGACCGCGACTCATCCGTCCAATGCATGGAATGGCCATAATCGTTCCCATGGTGCATCAGCAAAGCTCACAGGCACGCCTGTCACCATCCGGTGACACAGAAGACATCGTCGCGCTGCTCGCGCCCCGCCTCGCGCACTTCGCCGGCGTGGCCCGTACCGAGCACGTCACCCGGGCCGCGCAGGAGATGAACGTCCCCCAGTCGACGCTCTCCCGCGCCCTCGTCCGCCTCGAAGCCGACCTGGGCGTCGACCTGTTCGTCCGCCGCGGCCGCACCCTCGCGCTGACCGTCGCCGGGCGCACCTTCCTCGGCTCGGTCGAGCGCGCCCTCGCCGAGGTCGAGCGGGCCGCCGAGGAGGTCCGCGCGGACGCCGACCCGGCCACCGGCAAGGTCGCCTTCGGCTTCCTGCACACCATGGGCGCCGAGACCGTCCCCGGCCTGCTGCACGCCTTCCGCGCCGACCACCCCCGGGTGCGCTTCAGCCTCGTCCAGAACTACGGGGAGGCGATGCTGGAACGCCTGCGCGCCGGCGAACTCGACCTGTGCCTGACCTCCCCGGTCCCGGACGCACCCGACCTGGTCGCCCGACGCCTGGACGAGCAGAAGCTGCGCCTGGTCGTCCCCGCCGACCACCCGCTGGCCGGCCGGCGGCGCATCCGTCTCGCCGAGGCCGCCGACGAGAACTTCGTGACCCTGGAGCCCGGCTACGGGCTGCGCCGCATCACCGACGCCCTGTGCAAGGAGGCGGGTTTCCGGCCCCGGGTGGCCTTCGAGGGGGAGGAGGCGGAGACCCTGCGGGGCCTGGTCGCCGCCGGTCTCGGCGTCGCGCTCCTGCCGCCGCCCGCCGTGCCCCGCCCCGGCGTGGTGGAACTGGCGGTCACGGCGCCGCGCGCGGCCCGGGAGATCGGCGTTGCCTGGCTGGCGGGGCGCACGGACACGCCGCCGGTGGCGGCGTTCAAGAAGTTCCTGCTGTCGCGGAGGGGCCACCTCCTGCCGGACTGACCGCGGCCTCGGCCCTCCGGCGGACTGCGCCCCCGGCCCTCAGGCTGTTCGCAGGTCCTGCCGCCGAGGCGTTCACAGCCCCACGATGCCGGCGGGTCGCAGGGTCGGCCATCCTGGCGGACCACAGACCCTGCCGCCCCGGCGGTTCACAGCCCCACCACCGCGACCGGCCAAGGCCTCTACCGCCGCAGCGACTTCCCGAACCCCACCGCCAACGGCATCCGCAGCCCCAGCGGCGGGGGAGCGGCCAGCGCGTCCTCCACCGGGCGGGAGAAGGACTGCCCGAAGAGCGCGCCCATCACGAAGTCCTCCGCCAGCGCCACCACTTCCTCCCGGTAGTGGCGCAAGCCGTGGCCGTCGGAGTGGACTTCGAACCGGCACACGGCCCGGTTGGCCTTCTTCGCCCGGGAGGCCAGCCGGAACGACAGCTCGGGGTCGCTGCGTTCGTCGTTGGTGCCGTGCACGATCAGCACCTGCCGCCCGGCGAGCTGCTTCACCGGTTCCGGCGACGCGGCCACGTCCTCGTCGGGCAGCCAAGGAGCGATCGCCAGCACGGAACTGACGGCCTCGTGCCCGGCCGCCCGCAGCGCGGCCCGCCCGCCCATGCCGAGGCCGACGAGGCAGACGGGCACGTCGCCGTAGCGCCGTACGGCCTCGTCGGCGGCCCAGTCGGCGTCACGGGCGAGGTGCGCCTCCGCACCGTTCCAGCCGCGGTAGCGGTAGTGCACGACATGCGTGGCCAGGCCCTCGTCCCGCCCCGCGCGCGCGAGCCGGCGCCCGAGCGCGCGCACGGAGGCCGCGGCCAGCAGCGGAGACGGTCTGCGGCTGGACACCTCGTCCCCGGCGGGGAGCAGCAGCACCACCCCGCTCACCGCCGTCCCCTCCGGACCGAGCGTTCGCCCCAGCCGGGCCCGACGGACCGGCGTCGCTTGCTGTGCCATGGCAGAACATTCTCAGAAGACCGGGTGTACGCCACCCGTCTTCGCAGTCACCGTTACATATCGGCCGGTTCGTAAAGCCGGGAAGCCCGCTCCCGCCGCCGCGTTCGACCGTGTCCGGGCGTTCACCCGGTGCTCTACGCGCGTAGGGGCTACAGTGCGGAAATGACGAGCCAGAGCACCGCGAAGACCAGCGCGAGGACGCCGACGCCGGACCGCATCCGCCGGGCGCCGAAGGTTCTGCTGCACGATCACCTCGACGGCGGGCTGCGCCCCGGCACGGTCGTCGAACTCGCCCGCGCCACGGGCTACTCCAACCTCCCGGAGACCGACGCCGACCGGCTCGGCACCTGGTTCCGCCAGGCCGCCGACTCCGGTTCGCTGGAGCGTTACCTGGAGACCTTCTCCCACACCGTGGGCGTCATGCAGACCCGCGAGGCCCTGGTCCGGGTCGCCGCCGAGTGCGCCGAGGACCTCGCCGAGGACGGCGTCGTCTACGCCGAGGTGCGCTACGCCCCCGAACAGCACCTGGAGGGCGGACTCAGCCTCGAAGAGGTCGTCGAGGCCGTCAACGAGGGCTTCCGGGAGGGCGAGCGACGGGCCCGGGAGGGGGGCCACCGCATCCGCGTCGGCGCCCTGCTCACCGCCATGCGGCACGCCGCCCGCGCCCTGGAGATCGCCGAGCTCGCCAACCGCTACCGCGACCTCGGCGTCGTCGGCTTCGACATCGCGGGCGCCGAGGCCGGCTACCCGCCCACCCGGCACCTGGACGCCTTCGAGTACCTCAAGCGGGAGAACAATCATTTCACCATTCACGCGGGTGAGGCCTTCGGGCTGCCGTCCATCTGGCAGGCCCTCCAGTGGTGCGGCGCCGACCGGCTCGGGCACGGCGTGCGCATCATCGACGACATCCAGGTCCACGAGGACGGCACGGTCAAGCTCGGCCGGCTCGCCTCGTACGTCCGGGACAAGCGCATCCCCCTGGAGCTGTGCCCCAGCTCCAACCTCCAGACCGGCGCGGCGGACTCGTACGCCGAGCACCCGATCGGCCTGCTGCGCCGGCTGCACTTCCGTGCCACGGTGAACACGGACAACCGGCTGATGTCGCACACCAGCATGAGCCGTGAATTCGAGCACCTTGTCGACGCGTTCGGTTACACGCTCGACGACATGCAGTGGTTCTCCGTCAATGCGATGAAATCAGCGTTCATTCCTTTCGATGAACGACTGGCCATGATCAATGACGTCATCAAGCCCGGGTATGCGGAGCTGAAGTCCGAATGGCTGTTCCAGCAGACCGCTTCTACCAGCACGTTTGTCGAGAACGAGGGTTGATCGAGGGAGGACGGTAATACGGAAATGCGGACGGGCTTTCACAATCCGTCCGCATTTCGATGTTTGCCGTCGGGGGCGGTACGTGTTTACGGTCAAGGACCGCTCACATCCCCGTCACCCCATTCGAGGACGCATTTCATGAAGCAGTCTGCTGCCAAGACCCTCGGCGTCGCCGCCCTCGGTGCCGCCTTCGCCGCCGCCGGCGCGGGTGCGGCCACCGCGGCCCCCGCGCTCCCGGACACCGCCCAGACGGTGGACTCCGTCGCCCGGACGCTCCCCGCGGAGACCGTCTCCCAGGTGGTGCCCGGCGCCGGCAACATCGTGGAGCAGGGCCGGAAGGTCTCCGCCACGGGTCTGACCGCCGCGCAGCCGGTCGTCGAGCAGGTCGTCGAGCAGCAGCTCTCCGAGGGCCCGACCAAGCCGGTCGCCGGGCTCCTCGGCGGTCTGCCGGCCAAGGGCCTGCCCACCCAGGGCCTGCCGGTCAACGGCCTCCCGATCGGCGGCTGACCCACAGCTCCCCACGCGCCGGAAGGGGCGCACCCGGTGTCGCCGGGTGCGCCCCTTCGGCGTACCAGAGGGGAGGTACGTCAATCGGGCGCCGTCACCTGCGGCGCGGGCCGGTCACCAGGCCGTCCGCGCGGCCTTCTCCTCGGACGGCAGCAGGAGCCACAGCGCCAGGTAGAGCAGGAACTGCGGGCCGGGCAGCAGGCAGGAGACCACGAAGATCACCCGCATCGTGGTGGTGGAGGTGCCGAAGCGCCGGGCCAGCGCGGCGCACACTCCGCCGATCATGCGGCCGTGGGTGGGGCGGGCGAGGCGGGACATCGCGGCTCCTTCGTCAGCGTGTTGCGGGATCTGCCCTGTCGGCTTCCCCTTCATCTGCCCTCCACGCTACGGAGACGAACGGAACAAAGCGTCGCTCTACGGGGCGATACCGACCCTGGGAATCGTCGGGGTCCGCCCCTGAGCCGGCTCCTCCTGGGGGACGTCCTCCCGCGGCGCCCGCTCGGACCAGCGACGGACCCGGGCGCGGCCCGCGGGCACGACGGCGAGGTGCACGAGGGCTACGCCCGCCGTGTTCAGCAGCAGCGAGTCGACGTCGACGACCTGGCCGGGCACCCCGGTCTGCAACAGCTCGATGCCCAGCGACAGCAGCGCCGCCGCGGCCGTGGTGCGCAGCAGCGAGCCCAGCGGAGAGACGGCCAGCCGGCCGCCCGCCACCGGCAGCAGCACGCCCAGCGGCGCCAGCAGCGCCAGCGACCCGCCGATGGCCCGGGCCGCCGCGGGCCAGCCCAGCGCCAGATCGGCGCGGATGCCGTCGAAGGGGCGCAGGTTCGGCGGCAGCACCCAGGGCACGTCCAGCGGCCGCAGCGTGTACCAGGCGACGAACGCGAGATGTGCGACCAGGAGGACACTTCCGGTCACACGGATGCGGAGCGCGGCGCTGCCGCCGAGGAACCCATGACGCTGCACGCCCCCCTAGACGCGGCCGCCGCCGCGCGCGGTTCCGGCCCCTCCCACGCAAGGGTGAGTCCTGCGCCACACGGCCCACACCACACGGCCCACACCGTACGGCCCAACCGTACGGCCCAACCGTACGGCCGACACCGTACGACCCCACACCGTACGGCCCAACCGTACGGCCCACACCGTACGACCCCACACCGCACGGTCCACACCGTATGGCCCGCACCGCACGGCCCCTGCGGCCCGTCAGCCGTCGGTGACCTCAGTGGACGGCGGCTCGTTGCTGCCCGGCCGGGCGCGGACCTCGTCCGTGCAGGAGTAGCGGCGGGCGGGCGCGTCGGAGGGGCCGGCCAGGATCACGGAGCCGTCGCCCTCGGCCGCCGCCGAGTCGGAGAAGGTGCACACCACCTGGGCGAGCGCGTACGAGGTGAGGTCGGCGGGGGCGGTGCCCAGGCGCAGCGTGTCGTCGGGGTCGCCCGGCCGCGGGCCGCTCACGGTGATCCCGTCGCGCACGTCCGTCGTGTACCCGGCCTGCTTCTCCGCGGCCGACGGCGACTGGGCCAGCTCGTCGAGCAGGCCCTGGGCCACCCGCGCCCGCCGCCCGGAGTCCGCCGCGGCCTCCGGCACCCGCACCGTCCGGTCGACGGCCACCAGGGACGAGCCGCACAGCAGGAACACCCGCACCGGCATCCCGGGCGCGGCCCGCTCCGCCGTGTCCGGCCCGGCGAGCGAGCAGCGTGCCCGCGAGGGCGCCGGACCGAAGTCCGTGGGCACCTCGGTGGCACGGATGCCGCACCCGGTGAGCAGCAGGGCCGGCACGGCCCACAGGACCGCCCAGCGCGGTACCGGCCGACGGCGTACGGTCATCAGACCTGTCCCTTCGGGTCCTCGCCCTTGCTCTCGTCGTCCGGGGAGCCGTCGTCGCCGTCCGTCGGCGGCGTCGGGTCCTGCGGCAGCCGCAGCACGAACACCGCACCCCCCTCGGGATGGTTCTCGGCGCTGATCTCACCGCCGTGGATGTGCGCGTTCTCCAGGGCGATGGACAGGCCGAGCCCGCTGCCCTCGGAGCGGGGCCGGGAGGCGCTCGCCTTG carries:
- a CDS encoding thymidine phosphorylase — translated: MDVISVIRTKRDRGELSDEQIDWVIDAYTRGEVADEQMSSLAMAILLNGMNRGEIARWTAAMIASGERMDFSSLSRPTADKHSTGGVGDKITLPLAPLVAACGAAVPQLSGRGLGHTGGTLDKLESIPGWRALLSNEEMMDVLGGVGAVICAAGDGLAPADKKLYALRDVTGTVEAIPLIASSIMSKKIAEGTGSLVLDVKVGSGAFMKTIEDARELASTMVGLGTDHGVKTVALLTDMATPLGLTAGNALEVRESVEVLAGGGPADVVELTLALAREMLDAAGLPDADPAKALADGSAMDVWRRMIAAQGGDPDAALPTSREQHVVKAGASGVLTRLDAYDIGVAAWRLGAGRARKEDPVQAAAGVELHAKPGDTVTEGQPLLTLHTDTPDRFEYALAAVEGSYDVAPAGTDFTATPVVLERIA
- a CDS encoding MFS transporter, giving the protein MTPADTGASTTVGAAASVSAPDVPGTPDVHTPRMAPGGPGYRRMSLALFLAGVATFALLYSTQALLPLISGDMGVTAGDASWTVAAATGGLAVFVLPMSALSERFGRRTVMTASLAVAVTVGLLVPFAPSLPALVALRAVQGAALAGLPASATAYLAEEVAPRALVTAIGLFVAGNSVGGMSGRVITGWVAQEWGWRVAVGVIGVVAVACAVAFRMLLPAPKHFTPGSLRPGVLARTVRDHLANPLLRRLYAIGALFMTVFGGVYTVIGYRLAEAPFSLPQGVIGSIFLVYLVGTVSASTAGRLVGRLGRRGALYLGGSTTAAGLLLSLAPSLPLVLLGLVLITAGFFAGHAVASSAVSRTAAHGRAQASALYQSAYYIGSSAGSTVGAVAFHSGGWAGTVGVGLLAVSGVLAITVTGSLAARRTGRGVPARA
- a CDS encoding Uma2 family endonuclease encodes the protein MSALTVSQEPDQNWDDLVRFWEEMEWPEGSKVEIIEGIITVSPAPGLPHNAIAERIQRRLYSVIPGEWGIYQTLALAVPSRLGMLIPDIVVAQLPDHTESDTHIPAALAELVVEVTSKSNARHDRISKPAAYATAGIPLYLLVDRWAPGGPTATLYGEPKGDVYRVLSAAKFGDPLRLPAPFDLTIDTSEFPET
- a CDS encoding VanZ family protein, with translation MQRHGFLGGSAALRIRVTGSVLLVAHLAFVAWYTLRPLDVPWVLPPNLRPFDGIRADLALGWPAAARAIGGSLALLAPLGVLLPVAGGRLAVSPLGSLLRTTAAAALLSLGIELLQTGVPGQVVDVDSLLLNTAGVALVHLAVVPAGRARVRRWSERAPREDVPQEEPAQGRTPTIPRVGIAP
- a CDS encoding alpha/beta hydrolase produces the protein MAQQATPVRRARLGRTLGPEGTAVSGVVLLLPAGDEVSSRRPSPLLAAASVRALGRRLARAGRDEGLATHVVHYRYRGWNGAEAHLARDADWAADEAVRRYGDVPVCLVGLGMGGRAALRAAGHEAVSSVLAIAPWLPDEDVAASPEPVKQLAGRQVLIVHGTNDERSDPELSFRLASRAKKANRAVCRFEVHSDGHGLRHYREEVVALAEDFVMGALFGQSFSRPVEDALAAPPPLGLRMPLAVGFGKSLRR
- a CDS encoding STAS domain-containing protein, encoding MNSRPAPGLPHVDAVTPAVLVLPGPVSRGETPRLCDEVRALMESTRAGVVVCDVGGLGPPGLAVVDLLARLELTARRAGGRIRLRDPDPALHALLDLVGLRFETERQVEQREPPLGVEEAVEPGDAAV
- a CDS encoding ATP-binding protein; protein product: MKQSAAKTLGVAALGAAFAAAGAGAATAAPALPDTAQTVDSVARTLPAETVSQVVPGAGNIVEQGRKVSATGLTAAQPVVEQVVEQQLSEGPTKPVAGLLGGLPAKGLPTQGLPVNGLPIGG
- a CDS encoding sigma-70 family RNA polymerase sigma factor codes for the protein MTNGTVTTELDAALEKHRVELTGYCYRMLGSSFEAEDAVQDTLVRAWRSYDKFEGRSSLRSWLYRIATNVCLDMLTAGNKRARPMDLTDSTPLAQAALSPRPDNTWLEPMPDARVLPTTADPAEAAVAKESVRLAFMAALQQLPPKQRAVLILREVLAWRASEVAELLGTSVASVNSALQRARATLAERAEHGEGAAVSDPLDEEQQKLLERYVAAFEGYDMTALTALLHEDAIMTMPPFDLWLSGSADITGFMTTLGAACANSRLLPVNANGLPAFAHYKPDPEAGGYAPWAVQVLEISDGRITGFHCFLDTKRWFPLFDLPLRLEAEADEVQ
- a CDS encoding PspC domain-containing protein, with protein sequence MSRLARPTHGRMIGGVCAALARRFGTSTTTMRVIFVVSCLLPGPQFLLYLALWLLLPSEEKAARTAW
- a CDS encoding adenosine deaminase, with the protein product MTSQSTAKTSARTPTPDRIRRAPKVLLHDHLDGGLRPGTVVELARATGYSNLPETDADRLGTWFRQAADSGSLERYLETFSHTVGVMQTREALVRVAAECAEDLAEDGVVYAEVRYAPEQHLEGGLSLEEVVEAVNEGFREGERRAREGGHRIRVGALLTAMRHAARALEIAELANRYRDLGVVGFDIAGAEAGYPPTRHLDAFEYLKRENNHFTIHAGEAFGLPSIWQALQWCGADRLGHGVRIIDDIQVHEDGTVKLGRLASYVRDKRIPLELCPSSNLQTGAADSYAEHPIGLLRRLHFRATVNTDNRLMSHTSMSREFEHLVDAFGYTLDDMQWFSVNAMKSAFIPFDERLAMINDVIKPGYAELKSEWLFQQTASTSTFVENEG
- a CDS encoding AEC family transporter → MQGVLTGFAVIAVVIAVGYVLGLRGHLGPQGREVLTRLAFHVASPALLFTTLATADLSVVFSSRLLVTALSTVAVAGFFVAVGVVRRWGVGRTTVGALCSGYVNSGNLGIPIAVYVLGDASLVAPVLLFQLVLVTPIAVTVLDLSTGGGKGPLWRVLLTPLRNPIALGSLAGVAVAASGLRVPDAVMDPVTLIGNMSVPAVLLAFGIGLCGSTMPLRGVERRPVLLAVALKTVGQPAVAWALASGVFGLRGAQLLDVVVTSALPAAQNLYTYASTYGVGERLARDAILVSTVVSVPVLVGVAAVLG
- a CDS encoding LysR family transcriptional regulator; the encoded protein is MVHQQSSQARLSPSGDTEDIVALLAPRLAHFAGVARTEHVTRAAQEMNVPQSTLSRALVRLEADLGVDLFVRRGRTLALTVAGRTFLGSVERALAEVERAAEEVRADADPATGKVAFGFLHTMGAETVPGLLHAFRADHPRVRFSLVQNYGEAMLERLRAGELDLCLTSPVPDAPDLVARRLDEQKLRLVVPADHPLAGRRRIRLAEAADENFVTLEPGYGLRRITDALCKEAGFRPRVAFEGEEAETLRGLVAAGLGVALLPPPAVPRPGVVELAVTAPRAAREIGVAWLAGRTDTPPVAAFKKFLLSRRGHLLPD